Proteins encoded together in one Rhinopithecus roxellana isolate Shanxi Qingling chromosome 3, ASM756505v1, whole genome shotgun sequence window:
- the LOC104675605 gene encoding uncharacterized protein LOC104675605: MVTCVDAWARNKYPNAAFERFLLFSPPPREQHVTAMQSVREDRGKEKPEPGLELRRAESCGLPSGLSDAVREHEPRVPEGPERYSAIGSDHQVGDTAIVEGAMEPGFERKLQRCALSPATNDTGVTSEDLLIIFPLLGMPRGMQFRSAAKIRTPSSQHAQWPLPVIRCQAGLTRGLPAPGLCGLCRRLAGACC, encoded by the exons ATGGTCACCTGTGTAGATG CCTGGGCCAGAAACAAGTACCCAAATGCAGCGTTTGAGAGATTTCTACTTTTCTCTCCGCCTCCTCGAGAACAGCACGTAACTGCAATGCAGTCTGTACGGGAggacagagggaaggaaaagCCAGAGCCAGGTCTTGAGCTGAGGAGGGCAGAGTCGTGTGGACTGCCCTCAGGACTGAGTGATGCCGTCAGGGAGCATGAACCCCGTGTCCCCGAGGGTCCTGAGCGCTACTCGGCCATTGGATCGGATCACCAGGTGGGTGATACTGCCATTGTTGAGGGAGCAATGGAGCCAGGCTTCGAGAGGAAACTGCAGCGCTGTGCCCTGTCACCGGCAACGAATGACACTGGCGTGACATCGGAAGATCTCCTAATTATCTTCCCCCTGCTTGGCATGCCCCGAGGGATGCAGTTTCGGAGCGCTGCCAAGATCCGCACTCCATCTTCACAACACGCCCAGTGGCCGCTTCCAGTAATACGCTGCCAGGCTGGCTTGACAAGGGGGCTTCCCGCCCCAGGTCTGTGTGGACTTTGCAGACGTTTGGCAGGTGCCTGTTGCTGA